From the Candidatus Dormiibacterota bacterium genome, the window CCAGGACGTCGCCCTGCGCGCCTACCTGGCCGCCAACGGGATCCACACCACCCCCCAGGGGGGCGGTGACGCCACCATCACCCCGACCGACAACGCCACCATCGTCCAGCTCTTCAAGCAGGGTCAGATCGACGGCGCATGGGTGCCCGAGCCCTACCTGAGCCGGTTGATCACCGAGGCGGGCGGGCGGCTGCTCGTCGACGAGGCCACGCTCTGGCCGGACGGCGCGTTCCCGACCACCGTGCTGGTGGTGACCACCGCGCTGCTCGACGCGCATCCCGACGTGGTGCGCCGGCTGGTGCAGGGCAACGTCGCCGCCATCGACTGGATCAACGCCAACCCCGACCAGGCCAAGCGGGTGGTCAACGACGCGCTGCGCCGGCTGACGACGAAGGCGCTGGCCACCGCGACGCTCGACCAGGCGTGGACGCGCCTGCACTTCAGCGCCGACCCGCTGCCCACCGCGCTGGTCAGAGCGGCCGCGAGCGCCCACGCGGTGGGGCTGCTGGCGGCGGTCGACCTCCACGGCATCCTGCAGCTGCGCCCGCTCAACGACGCACTCCGCGCCGCCGGGCACGCGACCGTGAGCAGCGCCGGATACGGCCCCCAGTGAGCACGCTCGCGGTCGCGACGCGCCGCGCCGGGATCGGGCTGGCGCAGGAGGTCGCGGTCCGGCTCGAGGCGGTGGACAAGGTCTACGGCGCGGGATCCGAGAGGATCCAGGCGGTGGACGGCGTCGACCTCGAGGTGTGCCGCGGCGACTTCCTCTGCCTGCTCGGTGCCTCCGGGTGCGGCAAGTCCACC encodes:
- a CDS encoding ABC transporter substrate-binding protein; amino-acid sequence: MSTSRGRRRRHLRRHLAGSLAALGSAAALLAGCGSVAATAGGSTPTEAVRLGYLPNLTHAPAIVGVDRNLFAGALGSGVRLQTQTFNAGPDAVSAIFGGAIDAAFIGPNPAVNAFVKSGGSLVRIVSGATYGGAGLVVRPGSGITSAASLRGRRLATPQLGNTQDVALRAYLAANGIHTTPQGGGDATITPTDNATIVQLFKQGQIDGAWVPEPYLSRLITEAGGRLLVDEATLWPDGAFPTTVLVVTTALLDAHPDVVRRLVQGNVAAIDWINANPDQAKRVVNDALRRLTTKALATATLDQAWTRLHFSADPLPTALVRAAASAHAVGLLAAVDLHGILQLRPLNDALRAAGHATVSSAGYGPQ